GGCTCAGGCCACGTGCGATGTCCTCGACGAAGTCGCCGAAATACTGCCGCACGCCCTGGCGGATCGGCTCCAATGCCTCAAAGCGGGTAGCCCGTCGGGCGGCGTGGATGCCGATGCACTCAGTGGTGCAGTGGTCGATGGCGATGAACACGGCTGCTTGGCCCTCGCCGGTGATCGTCGTCGTCAGGTCGGTGCCCGACATCGTGTCGATCGTCGCGGGGATGATGGTGCCGTCATGGCTGCGCGGCCCCCGCGGCGCGCCGACGCGCGAGGGGGCGAGCACATCATGCTCCGGGACCAATGCCATTACCTGGGGCGGTCGGCACCGGCAGACCAACAAGAACCACCGGCAAGTCGAAATCGCAGATGTGGGAGTGCAAAATGTGATTTTCCCCTGTGAGTGCCGCTTGCAGGGCGCTGCCCGCCTCGCTTAGGGCATCCGTCGACGCCCGCGCAGGATAACAGAGGACTATGGCCGACGGCTCGTTAGGCGGCTCCGGCGAGAACGTCCTCTTCACGGCCCGGTGCCGAGAATAGGCGAGCGTCTGATAAACATCCCACCGCAGAGGGTTGTCGTCGTCTGCCCCACCGGGGCGCTGGGTCGAAAGGTTCTTGTACTTGGCGTCCACGATGACGCGACGATCACCCTGCCATGCGAGGAAGTCGGGGCGGACCATAAAAGACTTGCCCTTCTCGACAAGATTTTGGTCGTGATAGCCGGCCCAGATTTTCCAGCCCGCGATCCGGCGAAGGCAAAGCTCAACATAGCGCTCGAACAATTCAGGGGTCGCCAGGCGGAATGGGACAAGGCGGGCGGCCGCCTGCGGGACCGGTTGATATGGGTCGAAGCCCGTGCGCGTCAGAACCGCGCGGGCAAGCGCGAGCGGGCGGGCGTAGTGCCGATAGGCGCCGGCCTTGCGTGCGACGTGAAAATCGCGCGGTGTGATCCGCGCGATCGCCGCCCCCGCGAGCGCCGCATCCGCCTGCCGTGACCAGATGCGCCAAGCCGCCTCTGGGCCGCCGAGGCCCTGTCCCGCTGCTCCGTCGAGCAGCTGGCGGGCGCACGTCAAGGCGGTGCGCAGGATGCGGTTCTCCAGCGTGTCCTGCTCGAGTGCCTGGAAGCGGCAGGGGACGATCTCGGGATGGCCGCGTGCGAGGCTCCGTGCGGCGTAGCGACCGAACGGGGTCATCGTGGATTCTGTTCCAAATCCTACGCTAAGCCGCGTCGAGGAACTCGGCCCGAGGGTATCGTAGCGGCCGAAATGCGTTGGGGAGGGGCTCTGTGGGCCAGACGTAGTCGCCATTGAAAGCGACGTGTTCCCAGCCGAGCGGCGCGACATGCGTGAGAAGATCATCCGCGATAATTTCGCCGCGCGCGCGCAATTCGTCGACGGCGCGGCCGAGATAAACCGTGTTCCAGAGGATGATTGCGGCGACGGCGAGGTTGAGGCCGGATGCGCGATAGCCCTGATTTTCGAAGGTGCGGTCGCGGATTTCGCCGAGGCGGTGGAAGAAGACCGCCCGCTTGAGGGCATGGTGTGCCTCGCCCTTGTTGAGGCCGGCGTTCGCTCGCCGGCGTAAAACGGGGTCGCCGATCCAGTCGAGCGTGAACAAGGTGCGTTCCATGCGGCCGATTTCCTTGAGCGCCTTGGCGAGCGTGTTCTGTCGCGGATAGGCGGCGAGACGGCGCAGGATCGCCGAGGGCGCGACGGTTCCGGCCTTGATCGACGCCGCTAAGCGCAGGATTTCGTCCCAGTTTTCGGCGATGACGCGCAGGTCGACCGTGCCGCCGACCAGAGGTTCGAGCGACTTGTGGGTCGAGCGCGCGCCGACGATGTAGAGTCTTCGGTCAGCAAGGTCGCGAATGCGTGGCGCGAAGCGAAACCCCAGCAATTGGCAGAAGCCGAACACGTGATCGATGGCGCCGGCGGTGTCGGTATAATGCTCGCGAATGTCGAGGGAGCTTTCGTGGTGCATGAGGCCGTCGAGGACATGCGCCGCCTCACTCGCGTTCGCGGCGATGACCTTGGAATGGAACGGCGCGTAGCGATCCGAAACATGGGTGTAGAATTTCACGCCCGGATCGGAGCCGTATTTGGCGTTGTAGTCTGCGCGCGCCTGGCCGTGGCCGCCGGCGCGGAAGAATTGGCCATCCGACGACGACGTGTCGCCGTCGCCCCAGAGTCTCGTGAGCGGCTGCGCATGGATGGCGTCGGAAATGCAGGC
This portion of the Acidibrevibacterium fodinaquatile genome encodes:
- a CDS encoding 5-methylcytosine restriction system specificity protein McrC — protein: MATTSGPQSPSPTHFGRYDTLGPSSSTRLSVGFGTESTMTPFGRYAARSLARGHPEIVPCRFQALEQDTLENRILRTALTCARQLLDGAAGQGLGGPEAAWRIWSRQADAALAGAAIARITPRDFHVARKAGAYRHYARPLALARAVLTRTGFDPYQPVPQAAARLVPFRLATPELFERYVELCLRRIAGWKIWAGYHDQNLVEKGKSFMVRPDFLAWQGDRRVIVDAKYKNLSTQRPGGADDDNPLRWDVYQTLAYSRHRAVKRTFSPEPPNEPSAIVLCYPARASTDALSEAGSALQAALTGENHILHSHICDFDLPVVLVGLPVPTAPGNGIGPGA